A genomic segment from Eulemur rufifrons isolate Redbay chromosome 19, OSU_ERuf_1, whole genome shotgun sequence encodes:
- the MTHFD2 gene encoding bifunctional methylenetetrahydrofolate dehydrogenase/cyclohydrolase, mitochondrial, whose protein sequence is MAATSLMSVLAARLFRPAQSCCLRHRPFHLAAVRNEAVVISGRKLAQQIKQEVRQEVEEWVASGNKLPYLSVILVGENPASHSYVLNKTRAAGDVGINSETIVKPASISEEELLNLINKLNNDDNVDGLLVQLPLPEHIDERKICNAVSPDKDVDGFHVINVGRMCLDQYSMLPATPWGVWEIIKRTGIPTLGKNVVVAGRSKNVGMPIAMLLHTDGAHERPGGDATVTICHRYTPKEQLKKHTILADIVVSAAGIPNLITADMIKEGATVIDVGINRVQDPITAKTKLVGDVDFEGVRKKAGYITPVPGGVGPMTVAMLMKNTIIAAKKLLRLEEREVLKSKELGVATN, encoded by the exons ATGGCTGCAACTTCCCTTATGTCCGTGTTGGCCGCTCGGCTGTTCCGCCCCGCGCAGAGCTGTTGTCTCCGCCATCGCCCCTTCCACCTCGCTGCAGTTCG AAATGAAGCTGTTGTCATTTCTGGAAGGAAACTGGCCCAGCAGATCAAGCAGGAAGTGCGGCAGGAGGTGGAAGAGTGGGTGGCCTCTGGCAATAAACTACCCTACCTAAGCGTGATTCTGGTTGGAGAGAATCCTGCAAGTCACTCCTATGTCCTCAACAAAACCAGAGCCGCTGGAGATGTGG GAATCAACAGTGAGACAATTGTGAAACCAGCTTCAATTTCAGAGGAAGAATTGTTGAATTTAATCAATAAATTGAACAATGATGATAATGTGGATGGCCTCCTTGTTCAGCTGCCTCTTCCAG agcaCATTGATGAGAGAAAGATCTGCAACGCTGTTTCTCCAGACAAGGATGTTGATGGCTTTCATGTAATTAACGTAGGGCGAATGTGTCTGGACCAGTATTCCATGTTACCAGCTACCCCATGGGGTGTGTGGGAAATAATTAAGCGAACTG GTATTCCAACCCTAGGGAAGAATGTGGTTGTGGCTGGAAGGTCAAAAAATGTTGGAATGCCCATTGCAATGTTACTGCACACAGATGGGGCACATGAACGTCCTGGAG GTGATGCCACTGTTACAATATGTCACCGATATACTCCCAAAGAGCAGCTGAAGAAACATACAATTCTTGCAGATATTGTAGTATCTGCTGCAG GTATTCCAAATCTGATCACAGCAGACATGATCAAGGAGGGAGCAACAGTGATTGATGTGGGAATAAATAGAGTTCAGGATCCCATAACTGCTAAAACCAAGTTGGTTGGAGATGTGGATTTTGAAG GAGTCAGAAAAAAAGCTGGTTACATCACTCCTGTTCCTGGGGGTGTTGGTCCCATGACAGTGGCGATGCTAATGAAGAATACCATTATTGCTGCAAAAAAATTGCTGAGGCTTGAAGAGCGGGAAGTGCTGAAATCTAAAGAGCTTGGAGTAGCCACTAATTAA